CCGGCAGGAAGCGGATACCGGGCATGTCGTAGAGTACGTATGCGTCGTAGTCTTTCGCCCGCTCGGGGTCGAAGAAGACCTGTGCCGCGGGCTGTTCGACGTGTGTCCAGTTGACGCCGGGCATGGCGTCGAACAGGGCGAAAAACGGTTCCCGTTCGAATGGGTGTCCCTTGGTGATCAATAGAATTTCGCTGGTCACGGTTTCCATCCCAAGTGCCTGTTCCGGGCCGCCCCTGCAACCCGGGGCGCAGCATGCCGCGATGCGCACTTACCACAAAATGCCTATTGCGTGATAATAACGTCAAACCGGCCTGGAATCCGTCATGTCATCCGAACCCGCTCGCGCCAAAACCTGGCAGCAGACCAAGAGCGAACTGACGCGCACGTCGATCCTCGATGCCGCTGTCGCGTGCTTCTTCGAGCTCGGCTACCGGAACACTACCACGGAACACGTCTCCAACAAGGCCGGCGTTTCCCGCGGGGCCATGCTGCACCACTTTCCGACGCGGATGGAACTGATCAAGGCAACGGTGCTGCACCTCAACCGCAAGCGGCTGGAAATGTTTGTAGAGGGCGAAACGACCGTACAGCGGGGCGCCGTCTACAGCCGTATCGAGGAAGGCATCGATGCCTACTGGAAACAGCTCAACACGCCGGTGTTCGTGGTGTTCATGGAACTGAAGATGGCGGCGCGCACAGACGCTGAACTGGAGAAGGTGCTGCTGCCCGCCCTGGACGATTTCCAGGCCGCCTGGGACGAGAACACCCGCCGGATCTTTCCCGATCTGGCGTTGTCCGAGGCTTACGAGCGCGCAGCCTACCTGACCCTGTATCTGCTCGAAGGCATGGCCATGGCGCGCGTCGTCGACGGTCCCAGGGT
This genomic interval from Gemmatimonadota bacterium contains the following:
- a CDS encoding helix-turn-helix domain containing protein gives rise to the protein MSSEPARAKTWQQTKSELTRTSILDAAVACFFELGYRNTTTEHVSNKAGVSRGAMLHHFPTRMELIKATVLHLNRKRLEMFVEGETTVQRGAVYSRIEEGIDAYWKQLNTPVFVVFMELKMAARTDAELEKVLLPALDDFQAAWDENTRRIFPDLALSEAYERAAYLTLYLLEGMAMARVVDGPRVPVSMMLGWLKRELRRSFQDVLGRVERSPEP